Proteins from a single region of Coriobacteriia bacterium:
- a CDS encoding leucine--tRNA ligase — protein MEHQYNPAEIEPKWQQVWEKGGLDKAVEDPNKPKKYILEMFPYPSGDIHMGHVRNYTIGDVVARQARMNGFNVLHPIGWDAFGLPAENAAIKHDSHPKTWTYANIETQAASFKRMAFSYDWDRSVRTCDPEYYRWGQWMFLQMWEKGLVERKSSPVNWCPSCNTVLANEQVVGDSVCWRCKSHVEKRVLDQWYFKITDYAQELLDDLDKLVGWPERVKTMQANWIGRSVGAEVDFTLCDENGDATDETIPVFTTRPDTLFGCSFFLLAPEHPLVDTFVAGTKYEAGVRAVIELSSRETAVERESGIAKKHGAFTGRFVINPINGEKVPVWVANYVLMDYGTGAVMAVPSGDDRDFEFAGMYDLPIPPVVVEKEGAPVLIQSGRFSGMEGGKDSEGSKAIIAELEANGAGRATVNFRLRDWLISRQRYWGNPIPMIHCPKCGLVPVPQDQLPVVLPDNVDVTKGETLADHPEFYEVACPVCGGPAHRETDTMDTFTCSSWYYLRYTDARNNEEIFSKEKADYWMPADQYIGGIEHAILHLLYSRFFTKVFRDLGLVSFDEPFTNLLTQGMVKLDGETMSKSKGNVVAPEEIIAKYGADTLRAYILFMAPPEKDLDWSYEGVDGMFRWLGRVWRFVDESIDEQAAYSADPQSAGTPEAKKLIQAMHRLTEKVTVDSERFQFNTAIAALMELTNAAYEYRNGVPVQQRSAAIVSEIIERLVVMLAPMTPHMSEELWQNVCGNSDSVHVQKWPSFDAKLAIADEIEVPVQINGKVRVRIRVASDASQEAVSAAALEAAAEIIDGREVKKLIVIPRKIVTIVVA, from the coding sequence GTGGAACATCAGTATAATCCCGCTGAAATCGAGCCGAAATGGCAACAGGTTTGGGAAAAGGGCGGCTTGGATAAGGCCGTCGAAGACCCGAACAAACCTAAAAAATATATTCTCGAAATGTTTCCGTATCCTTCCGGTGACATTCACATGGGACACGTTCGTAACTACACGATAGGCGATGTCGTGGCGCGCCAAGCTCGAATGAACGGTTTCAACGTGTTGCACCCGATAGGGTGGGATGCGTTCGGGCTTCCCGCCGAAAACGCCGCCATCAAGCATGATTCTCATCCCAAAACATGGACGTATGCAAACATCGAGACGCAAGCGGCGTCGTTTAAGCGCATGGCGTTTTCTTATGACTGGGACCGCAGCGTGCGCACGTGCGACCCCGAGTACTATCGCTGGGGTCAGTGGATGTTTTTGCAGATGTGGGAGAAGGGCTTGGTCGAGCGTAAGTCCTCACCGGTCAATTGGTGTCCTTCGTGCAATACGGTGCTTGCCAATGAGCAGGTGGTAGGCGACAGCGTGTGCTGGCGTTGTAAGAGCCACGTGGAAAAGCGCGTGCTCGACCAGTGGTATTTCAAAATCACCGATTACGCACAAGAGTTGCTCGACGACCTCGATAAGCTCGTGGGGTGGCCTGAGCGTGTCAAGACCATGCAGGCGAATTGGATCGGCCGCAGTGTCGGAGCCGAGGTGGATTTCACCTTATGCGATGAGAACGGCGACGCGACCGATGAGACCATCCCCGTGTTCACCACGCGTCCCGACACGCTGTTCGGCTGCAGCTTTTTCCTTCTTGCCCCCGAGCATCCGCTTGTCGACACGTTCGTCGCCGGCACAAAGTATGAGGCGGGAGTGCGCGCGGTCATCGAGCTTTCCTCACGTGAGACCGCCGTCGAGCGTGAGAGCGGAATCGCGAAAAAGCACGGTGCGTTCACCGGGCGCTTCGTCATCAACCCGATCAACGGGGAAAAAGTGCCCGTGTGGGTCGCCAACTATGTTTTGATGGATTACGGCACCGGTGCGGTCATGGCGGTGCCCTCAGGCGATGACCGTGACTTCGAATTCGCCGGTATGTACGATTTGCCCATTCCTCCCGTGGTGGTCGAAAAAGAGGGTGCTCCCGTCCTGATTCAATCGGGGCGTTTCTCCGGTATGGAGGGCGGGAAGGACAGCGAAGGCTCGAAGGCCATCATAGCCGAGCTCGAAGCCAACGGCGCCGGTCGTGCCACCGTGAACTTCCGTCTGCGCGATTGGCTGATTTCCCGCCAACGCTACTGGGGCAATCCCATTCCGATGATTCACTGCCCGAAGTGCGGGCTGGTTCCCGTGCCTCAAGACCAACTGCCGGTCGTTTTGCCCGATAACGTCGATGTCACCAAGGGCGAGACGCTTGCCGACCATCCCGAATTCTACGAGGTGGCCTGTCCGGTGTGCGGCGGTCCCGCCCATAGAGAGACCGACACGATGGATACCTTCACGTGTTCTTCGTGGTATTACCTGCGCTATACCGATGCGCGCAACAATGAGGAGATTTTCAGTAAGGAGAAGGCGGATTACTGGATGCCGGCCGACCAATACATCGGCGGTATCGAGCATGCCATTCTGCACCTGTTGTACTCGCGATTTTTCACCAAAGTGTTCCGCGATCTGGGGCTTGTGAGCTTCGATGAACCGTTCACCAATCTGCTCACACAGGGAATGGTGAAGCTTGATGGCGAGACGATGTCGAAATCGAAAGGCAATGTCGTCGCACCCGAGGAGATCATCGCCAAGTACGGCGCCGATACGTTGCGCGCCTACATCTTATTTATGGCGCCTCCCGAAAAAGACCTCGATTGGTCGTACGAGGGAGTCGACGGAATGTTTCGCTGGCTCGGTCGCGTCTGGCGATTCGTGGATGAGAGCATCGATGAACAGGCCGCCTATTCCGCAGACCCGCAAAGTGCCGGTACGCCCGAGGCCAAAAAACTCATACAGGCCATGCATCGTTTGACTGAGAAGGTCACGGTCGACAGCGAGCGTTTCCAGTTCAATACGGCCATTGCCGCGCTGATGGAACTCACGAATGCGGCATATGAATACCGAAACGGTGTGCCCGTGCAGCAGCGTAGTGCTGCGATTGTATCCGAGATCATCGAGCGCCTCGTGGTGATGCTTGCACCGATGACGCCGCATATGAGCGAAGAGCTCTGGCAAAACGTGTGCGGAAACAGCGATTCGGTCCATGTTCAGAAATGGCCGTCTTTCGATGCCAAGCTCGCAATCGCGGATGAAATCGAAGTGCCGGTGCAAATCAACGGCAAAGTGCGTGTGCGCATCCGGGTAGCCTCAGATGCTTCTCAAGAAGCGGTATCGGCGGCAGCCCTTGAAGCGGCGGCGGAAATCATCGACGGGCGAGAGGTTAAAAAACTCATCGTCATTCCGCGAAAAATCGTTACGATTGTGGTGGCTTAG